The proteins below are encoded in one region of Fimbriimonadaceae bacterium:
- the infC gene encoding translation initiation factor IF-3: MVDAEGQQSGVLTTREALNQAREAGLDLVLVAPHAQPPVARIVDWGKYKYEKDKREKESKKASKGKQEVKGVKVSPNIAEHDLATQTRKTRSFLLDGDKVRIVCRFRQRELAHPNVGRDKIQSIINAVEDIGKPDKEPTLSGREMVVVINPKPPAKAKESKGPAEPGEGAEPTVMQEKLEQAIGAAEAEKPVVPGPATESEAEAEV; this comes from the coding sequence TTGGTGGACGCGGAGGGGCAGCAGTCCGGCGTCTTGACGACGCGCGAAGCCCTCAACCAAGCCCGCGAGGCCGGCCTGGACCTTGTCCTGGTGGCACCGCACGCCCAGCCCCCGGTCGCCCGGATCGTGGATTGGGGCAAGTATAAGTACGAAAAGGACAAGCGGGAGAAAGAGTCCAAGAAGGCGAGCAAGGGCAAACAAGAGGTCAAGGGCGTCAAGGTCAGCCCCAATATCGCGGAGCACGACCTGGCCACCCAGACCAGAAAGACCCGGAGCTTCCTGCTGGACGGGGACAAAGTCCGCATCGTCTGCCGGTTCCGCCAGCGCGAACTCGCCCACCCCAATGTCGGTCGCGACAAGATCCAGAGCATCATCAACGCGGTCGAGGACATCGGAAAGCCGGACAAGGAACCGACCTTGAGCGGCCGCGAGATGGTCGTGGTGATCAACCCCAAGCCGCCCGCTAAGGCCAAAGAATCGAAGGGCCCGGCGGAGCCGGGGGAAGGGGCCGAGCCGACCGTGATGCAAGAGAAGTTGGAGCAGGCGATCGGGGCCGCCGAGGCCGAAAAGCCTGTGGTTCCGGGACCGGCTACGGAGTCTGAGGCGGAAGCTGAGGTATAG
- a CDS encoding enoyl-CoA hydratase/isomerase family protein, which produces MVAQPQNVLVIGAGTMGSGIAAHLANLGFSVSLLDVSPDSVRHAFDRAKKARPPHFYVPGTAENVRLGSFEADLQWVGEADWVCEAIVEKLDAKRGLFALVEPLLREDAFISTNTSGLQIELLAEGRGESFRKRFLGTHFFNPPRYLKLLELIPTADTDPDVVRAMSVVLERDCARRVVLAKDTPGFIANRFGMWSMFLATHVAEKLGLSIEQVDLVTGPLIGRPRSGSFRLNDLVGLDVMDDIARNLIARCPDDPHTDVLHPPRSLAFLLEKGWIGEKVGQGYYRREGRELMSLDLTTLAYRVRQEPGISSVAALSKRPLAERLCEGLKLRDEAGEFLRAYLPRTLDYADSLKEEVSHNVEDFDRVMKWGFGWEAGPFEMMDMVDHRPQKFYVGGEMRGFDGSMKSRPEEPEYRTFKDYPVIEQREGFNVRDMGDGVTLIGITNKMGVFSPAVVRSLKSFLNDKTAQRIVLTSEQRAFSAGFDLQFILDAVNEGRYADVNAALVDLQQLGVLLSQVPSVAAVFGFCLGGGYEMATSCSIVAAHPETQIGLPEAKVGLVPGGGGVAMMRLRFQQSAKNLVEAARLLTLGVVATNADEARHLGYLREGDITVYNGDRLLTEAKRLALQAVAHPRQEWAAVAGPVSGMIDQMLDNLQKAGEISEHDHNIGDRAKHVLVKSTSFENALDNERKAFDELLKEGLTVARIKHMLDTGKPLRN; this is translated from the coding sequence ATGGTCGCGCAGCCACAAAACGTTCTCGTCATCGGGGCCGGCACGATGGGGAGCGGTATCGCTGCCCATCTCGCCAACCTCGGCTTTTCGGTCAGTTTGCTCGACGTCTCACCGGACTCAGTCCGGCACGCGTTCGACCGGGCCAAGAAAGCCCGACCGCCCCACTTCTATGTTCCGGGCACCGCCGAAAACGTCCGGCTCGGCTCCTTTGAGGCGGACCTCCAGTGGGTCGGCGAAGCGGACTGGGTTTGTGAGGCCATCGTCGAAAAACTCGATGCCAAGAGGGGCCTTTTCGCCCTTGTCGAGCCCCTGCTTCGCGAGGACGCCTTTATCTCGACCAACACCAGCGGCCTGCAGATCGAGCTCCTCGCGGAAGGGCGCGGCGAATCGTTCCGCAAACGCTTTCTCGGCACCCACTTTTTCAACCCGCCCCGCTATCTCAAGCTCCTAGAGCTGATCCCGACCGCCGACACCGACCCCGATGTGGTGCGCGCGATGTCGGTCGTCCTGGAGCGCGACTGCGCACGCCGCGTCGTCCTCGCGAAGGACACGCCAGGGTTCATTGCGAACCGGTTCGGAATGTGGTCCATGTTCCTCGCCACCCACGTCGCTGAAAAGCTGGGCCTCTCGATCGAACAGGTCGACCTCGTCACGGGCCCCCTGATCGGTCGGCCCCGGTCCGGGTCCTTCCGCCTGAACGACCTGGTCGGGCTGGACGTGATGGACGACATCGCCCGCAACCTCATCGCACGGTGCCCCGACGATCCCCACACGGACGTGCTACACCCGCCCCGCTCGCTCGCCTTCCTCCTGGAAAAAGGCTGGATCGGCGAGAAGGTCGGCCAAGGCTACTACCGCCGCGAGGGCCGCGAACTGATGTCCCTCGACCTCACCACGCTCGCCTATCGGGTGCGGCAGGAACCGGGCATCTCCAGCGTCGCCGCTCTTTCTAAGAGGCCGCTTGCCGAGCGCCTCTGCGAAGGGCTCAAGCTTCGCGACGAGGCGGGCGAGTTCCTCCGCGCCTACCTCCCCCGCACGCTCGACTATGCGGACTCACTGAAGGAGGAGGTCAGCCACAACGTGGAGGACTTCGACCGCGTGATGAAGTGGGGCTTTGGCTGGGAGGCAGGCCCCTTCGAAATGATGGATATGGTGGACCATCGCCCCCAGAAGTTCTACGTTGGAGGCGAAATGCGAGGGTTCGACGGCTCCATGAAGAGCCGGCCGGAAGAGCCCGAGTACCGCACCTTCAAAGACTATCCGGTCATTGAACAGCGCGAAGGCTTCAATGTGCGCGATATGGGCGACGGGGTCACGCTCATCGGGATCACGAACAAGATGGGCGTTTTTTCGCCCGCGGTCGTGCGCTCGCTCAAGTCGTTCCTCAACGATAAGACCGCGCAGAGGATCGTGCTCACCAGCGAGCAGCGCGCCTTCTCCGCCGGCTTCGACCTCCAGTTCATCCTCGACGCCGTGAACGAGGGCAGATATGCGGACGTCAACGCGGCCCTGGTCGACCTCCAGCAGTTGGGCGTCTTGCTCTCCCAAGTCCCCTCTGTCGCGGCCGTCTTCGGTTTCTGCCTTGGCGGCGGGTATGAGATGGCGACGTCCTGCTCCATCGTGGCCGCCCACCCGGAGACCCAGATCGGGCTCCCGGAGGCGAAGGTCGGCCTGGTACCCGGCGGGGGTGGGGTCGCCATGATGCGGCTCCGGTTCCAGCAGAGCGCCAAGAACCTGGTCGAGGCGGCCCGGCTCCTCACCCTCGGCGTCGTCGCCACGAACGCGGACGAGGCCCGCCATCTGGGTTATCTCCGCGAGGGCGACATCACCGTCTATAACGGAGACCGCCTTCTCACCGAGGCCAAGCGCCTTGCCCTGCAGGCGGTGGCGCATCCGAGGCAGGAGTGGGCGGCCGTGGCCGGCCCCGTCAGCGGCATGATCGACCAGATGCTCGACAACCTGCAAAAGGCCGGCGAGATCAGCGAACACGACCACAACATCGGGGACCGTGCCAAGCACGTGCTCGTGAAGTCCACCTCGTTCGAGAACGCGCTCGACAACGAGCGGAAGGCCTTCGACGAACTGCTGAAAGAGGGCCTCACGGTCGCCCGAATCAAGCACATGCTCGACACGGGCAAACCGCTGCGAAACTAG
- a CDS encoding VanW family protein, with the protein MQQTMAKLPREDFWAMGRRVVFGEVPSPRRFAPVVAYRNGGLASLRSQIAAALPKPSPAKVSWDGKAVRTVPESVSYEVDDQSLKQRLMDAVFTGDSVQVPLRSAKPRVSNEDLAKIKEVVASYTTNYSEGNVNRASNIRVAASKIDGVILMPGESFSFNGHLGRRTEENGFKLAGVYVSGRHDFDIGGGICQVSTTLYNAVLYANLKVKTRFNHSLPVAYVPLGRDATVSYPAPDFAFENSFSTPIALSAQAGRGSITFRILGTKDPSVKVEIVTGGRSSWGNPVRYIEDSSLPPGKQVVQEPGGAGHRISSYRVVMRDGQEVARESLGTSTYGGGPRVIRINRSKPKADANANAVATAKPAAKPAATPTTPVGNPEYDPASGRAPGNGAGL; encoded by the coding sequence TTGCAGCAAACGATGGCCAAGCTCCCCCGAGAGGACTTTTGGGCAATGGGCCGGCGCGTGGTCTTCGGCGAGGTGCCGAGTCCGCGCCGCTTTGCGCCCGTCGTAGCCTATCGCAACGGCGGTCTGGCCAGCCTCCGCTCGCAGATCGCGGCCGCTCTTCCCAAGCCTTCCCCGGCGAAGGTGAGCTGGGACGGCAAAGCCGTCCGCACGGTGCCGGAGTCGGTCTCGTACGAAGTCGACGACCAGAGCCTGAAGCAGCGACTGATGGATGCCGTCTTCACGGGCGATTCGGTCCAAGTGCCTCTGCGGAGCGCGAAGCCGCGTGTGAGCAATGAGGACCTCGCCAAGATCAAAGAGGTCGTTGCGAGCTACACCACGAACTACAGCGAGGGCAACGTGAACCGGGCGAGCAACATCCGCGTGGCCGCCTCCAAGATCGACGGCGTCATCCTGATGCCGGGCGAGTCGTTCAGTTTCAACGGCCACCTCGGGCGTCGGACTGAAGAGAACGGGTTCAAGCTCGCCGGTGTCTATGTCAGCGGGAGGCACGACTTCGATATCGGGGGCGGGATCTGCCAGGTCAGTACGACGCTCTATAACGCGGTGCTTTACGCGAACCTCAAAGTGAAGACCCGTTTCAACCACTCGCTGCCCGTGGCCTATGTCCCGCTCGGCCGGGACGCCACGGTGAGCTACCCGGCACCGGACTTCGCCTTTGAGAACTCCTTCTCGACGCCCATCGCGCTTTCGGCCCAGGCGGGGCGGGGCTCGATCACGTTCCGCATCCTCGGCACGAAGGACCCCTCCGTCAAGGTGGAGATCGTGACCGGGGGCCGCTCCAGCTGGGGCAACCCGGTCCGGTACATCGAAGACTCGAGCCTGCCCCCGGGCAAGCAAGTGGTCCAGGAGCCGGGCGGCGCGGGGCACCGCATCAGCTCGTACCGCGTGGTGATGCGCGACGGCCAGGAGGTCGCCCGCGAGTCGCTCGGCACGAGCACCTATGGTGGAGGGCCGCGCGTGATCCGGATCAACCGGTCCAAGCCGAAGGCAGACGCGAACGCAAATGCGGTCGCGACGGCGAAACCGGCTGCCAAGCCCGCCGCGACCCCGACCACGCCCGTCGGAAACCCAGAGTACGACCCTGCCAGTGGCAGGGCCCCGGGCAACGGCGCCGGTCTCTAG